A region of Theileria annulata chromosome 2, complete sequence, *** SEQUENCING IN PROGRESS *** DNA encodes the following proteins:
- a CDS encoding hypothetical protein with WD40 domain, putative (Contains possible signal sequence) codes for MLLVCGGYEGVLLGLDYDREKLETLKIPENPSSDGPSYKNEIDGQNAPFTQLFRVSCSQGSIKCMDLNSNVLVCGGSDETVQVYNIEKMSKHGEIMLPEGYITSVAVFGGVNKGSVLVGNEYGEISLFLTRDLSFQKSFKGHKKEISGISFHSEGKAFISVSLDCYLRLWDLNSKTCVFYTQLNFPPINVRWSNGSKYILSSENQVLVCSGEDDTFKTVKSPTNDKVTCCSWYGDSAVVIGFKSGVISVHSVDTHDDSDKVLASCKVHNKRVKSVVAKNGYIFSGDSEGTVLCCKILDEKLHPILKHDIGFRLNVLVS; via the exons ATGCTTCTGGTTTGTGGAGGTTACGAAGGCGTTTTGCTCGGCTTAGATTATGATCGTGAAAAACTTGAAACTTTGAAAATTCCAGAGAATCCTTCCTCAGATGGTCCCTCTTATAAGAATGAAATTGACGGCCAAAACGCACCTTTTACACAACTTTTTAGAGTTTCGTGTTCACAA GGTTCCATAAAGTGTATGGATTTGAATAGCAATGTCCTGGTTTGCGGCGGTTCAGATGAAACAGTACA agtgtataatattgaaaagATGAGTAAGCATGGAGAAATAATGCTCCCAGAAGGTTATATCACGTCGGTGGCAGTTTTCGGAGGAGTAAATAAGGGCTCAGTTTTAGTAGGCAATGAATACGGCGAgatttcattatttttaacaagAGACTTGAGCTTTCAAAAGTCCTTTAAAGGCCATAAAAAGGAGATTTCAGGCATCTCATTTCACTCTGAAGGGAAAGCCTTTATCTCAGTTAGCCTTGACTGTTACCTAAGGCTTTGGGACCTAAACTCCAAAACATGTGTTTTCTACACCCAACTCAACTTTCCGCCAATAAATGTTAGATGGTCAAATGGttctaaatatattttatcatcGGAAAATCAG GTATTGGTGTGTAGTGGTGAAGATGATACATTTAAAACAGTTAAATCACCCACAAATGATAAAG TAACATGTTGTTCTTGGTACGGAGATTCTGCTGTGGTTATTGGATTCAAATCAGGAGTGATATCCGTCCATAGTGTCGACACCCATGATGATTCTGATAAAG TTTTAGCGAGTTGCAAAGTGCACAATAAGAGGGTGAAGTCCGTAGTGGCCAAgaat GGTTATATTTTCAGTGGAGACTCAGAGGGAACTGTTTTATgctgtaaaattttagatgAAAAATTACATCCAATCCT GAAACATGATATTGGATTTAGACTTAATGTACTTGTTTCATAA